Proteins encoded within one genomic window of Tepidanaerobacter syntrophicus:
- the tyrS gene encoding tyrosine--tRNA ligase: protein MENAYDILKERGFIEQATHEEEIRELLEREKVVFYVGFDPTADSLHVGHLLPMMAMAHMQRAGHTPIALLGGGTAMVGDPSGRTDMRKMLTREQIDYNASRFKEQFKRLLDFSDNKAYMLNNADWLLELKYIDFLREIGSHFSVNRMLAAECYKQRLESGLTFLEFNYMVMQSYDFLYLYRNYGCKLQMGGNDQWSNIISGADLIRRVEGGSAYGMTFTLLTTSEGIKMGKTQAGALWLDPEKVSPYDFYQYWRNVDDRDVEKCLKLLTFLPMEEIKRLSSLEGAEINKAKEVLAFEITSMIHGKEEAEKAQEAARALFKDGTDTSAVPYTEIDSQKFAEGMDITELLLLTGLVSSKSEGRRLIQQGGIYIGESRVDDIGLKITMKDFDSDKTLLLRKGKKVYHIVKLI, encoded by the coding sequence ATGGAAAATGCATACGATATTTTAAAAGAGAGAGGATTTATTGAGCAAGCGACACATGAAGAAGAAATTCGCGAACTTTTGGAGCGTGAGAAAGTAGTTTTTTATGTAGGTTTTGATCCTACTGCCGACAGCTTACATGTAGGTCACCTGCTCCCGATGATGGCAATGGCTCATATGCAAAGGGCCGGACATACCCCTATAGCTTTGCTGGGAGGGGGCACTGCTATGGTGGGAGATCCATCAGGGAGAACCGATATGAGGAAAATGCTTACAAGAGAGCAAATAGATTATAATGCAAGCAGATTTAAAGAGCAGTTTAAAAGACTTTTGGATTTTTCTGATAACAAGGCTTATATGCTGAACAATGCAGATTGGCTGCTTGAGCTTAAATATATAGATTTTTTACGGGAAATCGGCAGCCACTTTTCGGTGAACAGAATGCTTGCAGCTGAGTGTTACAAGCAGAGACTGGAGAGCGGACTGACGTTTTTGGAATTTAATTATATGGTTATGCAGTCCTATGATTTTCTCTATTTATATAGAAATTATGGGTGCAAGCTGCAAATGGGCGGAAATGATCAGTGGTCTAATATTATCAGCGGAGCAGATCTTATTCGTAGGGTGGAGGGTGGTTCTGCTTATGGGATGACCTTTACACTTCTTACAACAAGCGAAGGCATAAAAATGGGCAAAACTCAGGCAGGCGCCCTATGGCTTGACCCTGAAAAGGTTTCGCCTTATGATTTCTACCAGTATTGGCGAAATGTAGATGATAGGGATGTGGAGAAATGCCTTAAACTTTTGACATTCCTCCCAATGGAAGAAATTAAGCGCCTAAGCTCCTTAGAGGGCGCAGAAATAAATAAAGCAAAGGAAGTTTTGGCTTTTGAGATAACGAGCATGATCCATGGGAAAGAAGAAGCAGAAAAAGCACAAGAAGCGGCTAGGGCTCTTTTTAAAGACGGGACCGATACATCAGCAGTTCCTTATACAGAAATAGATTCTCAAAAATTTGCAGAAGGCATGGATATAACAGAGCTTTTACTACTTACCGGCCTTGTTTCGTCAAAAAGCGAAGGGAGAAGGTTGATTCAGCAGGGAGGTATTTATATAGGAGAGAGCAGGGTTGATGATATAGGTTTA